A single region of the Enterococcus mundtii genome encodes:
- a CDS encoding phage holin family protein, producing the protein MVIIDNLVLLSEFKNLVSNVYIQIFVWIVIADIITGICKGIAGKEANSTKGLMGVVKHLLVVGLVLVAYPYLKIMNFEGVATAFVISYIAVYGISVIENLGQLGIPVPDFVKARFIKLKDSTEQQGNGEPKRGEENNAE; encoded by the coding sequence ATGGTGATTATTGATAATTTGGTTTTGTTATCAGAGTTTAAGAATTTAGTTAGCAATGTCTATATTCAAATTTTTGTCTGGATTGTTATTGCAGATATTATTACAGGTATTTGTAAAGGAATAGCTGGAAAAGAAGCGAATAGTACAAAGGGGTTAATGGGTGTAGTGAAGCACTTATTAGTGGTTGGGCTTGTTCTGGTTGCTTATCCATATCTGAAAATAATGAATTTCGAAGGTGTCGCAACAGCATTCGTTATATCTTATATAGCTGTTTACGGTATCTCGGTCATTGAAAATTTGGGACAGTTAGGGATTCCAGTTCCTGACTTTGTAAAAGCTCGATTCATTAAGTTAAAAGATTCTACTGAACAACAAGGAAATGGAGAACCAAAAAGAGGGGAAGAAAACAATGCGGAATAA
- a CDS encoding N-acetylmuramoyl-L-alanine amidase, with protein MTIRSNGGGHGGRQSGSNWMDPGAVGNGRREADVVRTITQKMQAIASVANTSDQSATNVNQNLQNQVNMMNNAGSGWAITNHLNAFNGQATGAEVWYWAGNEEARKKAAEVSAAIAKALGIVDRGAKATTSLFVHRNTNSGVNVLLIEWCFIDNENDMRRLDQNMDQAIRAVMSVLGYNSSCGNSNTGSSNATNSKFKTHDELVAASAPVRQGNAIAKLDKFNVFEKGKARVAGWLVPNSPRGPIGARAWVLIMEHGTTNELTRYESKGISRPDVKKAYGYQGGDALGFDVTFNTDWLKGKKIDIILRRANRAKGEGVVNDVRISDIFLTL; from the coding sequence ATGACAATTAGATCAAATGGTGGCGGTCACGGCGGACGACAAAGCGGGAGCAACTGGATGGATCCAGGAGCAGTTGGAAATGGTAGACGTGAAGCGGATGTAGTTCGTACGATTACACAAAAGATGCAAGCAATCGCTTCAGTAGCGAATACAAGCGATCAATCAGCAACTAATGTGAATCAAAATTTACAGAATCAAGTGAACATGATGAATAATGCTGGTAGTGGTTGGGCGATCACGAACCACCTGAATGCGTTCAATGGACAAGCAACTGGTGCAGAAGTTTGGTATTGGGCAGGAAATGAAGAAGCACGAAAAAAAGCTGCCGAAGTATCCGCTGCAATTGCAAAAGCGTTAGGTATTGTGGATAGAGGAGCGAAAGCAACGACTAGTTTATTCGTTCATAGAAACACGAATAGTGGTGTAAATGTGTTATTAATCGAGTGGTGCTTTATCGATAATGAAAATGACATGCGCCGGTTAGATCAGAATATGGATCAAGCAATCCGTGCGGTGATGAGTGTGCTTGGCTACAATTCGAGTTGTGGTAATTCAAATACCGGTTCAAGCAATGCAACTAATTCAAAATTTAAAACGCATGATGAACTAGTTGCCGCCAGTGCGCCAGTTAGACAAGGAAATGCGATTGCCAAGCTTGATAAGTTCAACGTGTTCGAAAAAGGAAAGGCGCGTGTCGCTGGCTGGTTAGTACCTAACTCACCACGAGGACCAATCGGAGCAAGAGCATGGGTTTTGATCATGGAGCATGGCACGACTAATGAATTGACTAGATACGAGTCTAAGGGTATTTCACGGCCTGATGTCAAGAAGGCTTACGGTTATCAAGGTGGAGATGCGCTAGGGTTTGATGTAACTTTCAATACTGACTGGTTAAAAGGTAAGAAGATCGATATTATCTTACGAAGAGCAAATCGAGCGAAAGGTGAAGGTGTAGTCAACGATGTTCGTATCTCAGATATTTTCTTAACACTATAA
- a CDS encoding P-loop ATPase, Sll1717 family: MGMEKVLIADLDFGKADGKKESRKMNFESLFYDGDGYYQRLCEDDVYLVTGRKGTGKSLLTRYFKKVKEKTSFNYCEIIETNKFMRKKLKTFNYEKIQNQEMTTFWRYVFFTEFGRMINSKNKYLLYDMSTMEEKKFTTVAIKEEDVEELNGKISAGLSALNASISITEGKKVTKELTPEPYYEKIDTLAELVIEYMNKTNTSFYLIFDDIDELENMCNSREEFINLAKSFLQALEELNDELYENDTQSKIISTFRTDILDELNEKSNNLNRSMYDSTIKIDWYSSLVKNSPDQTPLIKMLLHKIRNSNIDILKNYDDSELYTHFFPNDKDGVNNHAEYLLRHSFGRPRDIIIFLQTYQNLYGKEQVFDYSKFDLCKKSYSSWLFAEIKNEINISANREEINLGIEVVKQNQKRKFKFKNFENKYNELKKSNNNILLSAEDVATELYTLGIVGNVSYRKNNNNRYWFSYRDGSSPKPDFNKDFIVHFGLQNYLSL; this comes from the coding sequence ATGGGGATGGAGAAAGTCTTGATCGCTGATTTAGATTTTGGCAAAGCAGATGGGAAGAAAGAATCTAGAAAGATGAACTTTGAGAGTTTATTTTATGATGGTGATGGTTATTATCAAAGATTATGTGAAGATGACGTTTATTTAGTCACTGGTAGAAAAGGAACGGGTAAGTCTTTATTAACTAGATATTTTAAGAAAGTAAAAGAAAAAACTTCATTTAATTACTGTGAAATTATAGAAACAAATAAATTTATGCGTAAAAAGCTAAAAACATTCAATTACGAAAAAATCCAAAATCAAGAAATGACAACGTTTTGGAGATATGTTTTTTTTACAGAATTTGGTAGGATGATTAATAGTAAAAATAAATATCTTTTATATGATATGTCAACAATGGAAGAAAAAAAATTTACTACAGTAGCTATCAAGGAAGAAGATGTGGAAGAATTGAATGGAAAAATTAGTGCAGGTCTTTCGGCTCTAAATGCTTCAATTTCTATCACAGAAGGAAAAAAAGTAACTAAGGAGCTAACACCCGAACCATATTATGAAAAAATTGATACTTTAGCCGAATTAGTGATTGAATATATGAATAAAACAAATACTAGTTTCTATTTGATATTTGATGATATTGATGAATTGGAGAATATGTGTAATTCAAGAGAAGAATTCATAAATCTAGCTAAATCTTTTTTACAAGCTTTAGAAGAGCTCAATGATGAGTTATATGAAAATGATACGCAATCTAAGATTATTTCGACTTTTCGAACAGATATTTTAGATGAGTTGAATGAAAAATCTAATAATTTAAATAGAAGTATGTACGATAGTACTATAAAAATAGATTGGTATTCTAGTTTAGTTAAAAATAGCCCTGATCAGACTCCCCTTATTAAAATGCTATTACACAAAATAAGAAATTCCAATATAGACATTTTAAAAAATTATGATGATTCAGAGCTGTATACGCATTTCTTTCCTAACGACAAAGATGGTGTAAATAATCATGCAGAATATCTTTTACGCCATAGTTTCGGAAGACCTAGAGATATTATTATTTTTCTACAAACGTACCAAAATTTATATGGTAAAGAACAGGTATTTGATTATTCAAAATTTGATTTATGTAAGAAAAGCTACTCATCATGGTTATTCGCTGAAATAAAAAATGAAATAAATATTTCAGCAAACAGAGAAGAAATTAATTTGGGGATTGAAGTAGTCAAGCAAAATCAAAAAAGAAAATTTAAATTTAAAAATTTTGAAAATAAATATAATGAATTAAAGAAATCGAATAATAACATACTTTTATCTGCAGAGGATGTAGCTACAGAATTGTATACTTTAGGTATAGTTGGAAATGTTTCCTATAGAAAAAATAATAATAATAGATACTGGTTTTCCTATAGAGATGGTTCATCACCAAAACCAGATTTTAACAAAGATTTCATAGTACATTTTGGGTTACAGAATTACCTTTCATTATAA
- a CDS encoding DUF5960 family protein: MIIHKNVMLWFFHDPKKKFEKELYKYWNSKIDFKLIENKLLVHLYESKKNYFMLPASKTNNNMNVYFLFDIVTDVPLTQIEHCRYDYKKCLFINPELIDLA; encoded by the coding sequence ATGATAATCCATAAAAATGTAATGCTGTGGTTCTTTCATGATCCAAAGAAAAAATTCGAAAAAGAACTATATAAATACTGGAATTCCAAAATTGATTTTAAACTTATCGAAAACAAGCTGTTAGTCCACTTATACGAATCAAAGAAAAACTATTTTATGCTACCTGCTTCTAAGACAAATAATAATATGAACGTATATTTTTTATTTGATATTGTCACAGATGTTCCGTTAACACAAATAGAACATTGCCGATATGATTATAAGAAGTGTCTATTTATAAATCCGGAATTAATTGATCTAGCATGA
- a CDS encoding SHOCT domain-containing protein: MGLFGKKNEFNIETLKKKAVQKEEFTKQEFKFFTKEVGTSPSAYALDQKYLDGSREKNKSTSDREKRFSAYSPTEKVGNLVHFDDINKVLKFQNGISLKPNSALAYEDIVDFEIIEDNNQVVKSGLSTAIGGGVLFGPAGAIAGAVIGKGKKGKEYVEKLQVILKMKNGQTKTIGFISTKTKVKSFTYKTLEPQFRETVLKIESIIKQNLALSVEAVSPTSSTDEIRKYKELLDDGILTQEEFDFKKKELLGI; encoded by the coding sequence ATGGGTTTATTTGGTAAAAAAAATGAATTCAATATTGAAACTCTGAAAAAAAAAGCAGTGCAAAAAGAAGAATTTACAAAACAGGAGTTTAAATTTTTCACAAAAGAAGTTGGAACGTCACCTAGTGCGTACGCTTTGGACCAAAAATATCTAGATGGATCTAGAGAAAAAAATAAATCTACCTCAGATAGAGAAAAGAGATTTTCTGCCTATTCTCCTACTGAGAAGGTAGGTAATTTAGTACATTTCGATGATATAAATAAAGTCTTAAAGTTTCAAAATGGAATATCTCTTAAACCAAACTCCGCTTTAGCATACGAAGATATAGTAGATTTTGAAATTATTGAAGACAATAATCAAGTTGTAAAGAGTGGGTTAAGCACCGCTATAGGCGGAGGAGTACTTTTTGGTCCTGCAGGAGCTATTGCTGGCGCTGTCATTGGAAAAGGCAAAAAAGGAAAAGAATATGTTGAAAAGTTGCAAGTTATTTTAAAAATGAAAAATGGTCAAACAAAAACAATTGGTTTTATTTCTACAAAAACAAAAGTTAAATCTTTTACCTATAAAACTTTAGAACCGCAATTCCGTGAAACTGTTCTTAAAATTGAATCTATCATTAAGCAAAATTTAGCATTATCTGTAGAAGCAGTATCACCTACTTCATCAACTGACGAAATAAGAAAATACAAAGAGTTATTAGACGATGGAATTCTTACTCAAGAAGAATTTGATTTCAAGAAAAAGGAATTATTAGGTATATAA
- a CDS encoding TVP38/TMEM64 family protein, with amino-acid sequence MVEKKTWVHRTIQVAPLVGLSIFFILIMYGYRHGIFQSADSLQQFMQQFGSYAIILFILIQIIQVIIPILPGGISSVAGMLMFGNVFGLLYSCIGLIIGEAIGFLFVRYYGTSFVRFILSPKKFQKFEQLVIEKTNNIKKVLIVTLLLPFAPDDLICLVAGLTKLSFREYMQIVILLKPWSVAVYSMIMLFLFQQAQGHF; translated from the coding sequence ATGGTTGAGAAGAAAACATGGGTACATAGAACCATCCAAGTCGCACCACTCGTTGGATTAAGTATTTTTTTCATATTGATCATGTATGGCTATCGACATGGAATCTTTCAATCAGCAGATTCTTTGCAACAATTCATGCAACAGTTTGGGAGCTATGCGATCATTTTATTTATTCTTATCCAAATCATCCAAGTGATCATTCCGATTCTGCCAGGAGGGATTTCTTCTGTTGCAGGGATGTTGATGTTTGGAAATGTCTTTGGGTTGCTGTATAGTTGTATTGGCTTGATTATTGGTGAAGCAATCGGTTTTTTATTCGTGCGTTATTATGGTACGAGTTTTGTCCGTTTTATCTTATCACCAAAAAAATTCCAAAAATTTGAACAGCTAGTCATTGAAAAAACAAACAATATCAAAAAGGTATTGATCGTTACTTTACTTTTACCTTTTGCGCCAGATGATTTGATTTGTCTCGTCGCTGGATTGACGAAGCTTTCATTTAGAGAATACATGCAAATTGTTATTCTTTTAAAACCTTGGTCGGTCGCTGTATATAGTATGATCATGTTGTTTTTATTCCAGCAAGCACAAGGGCATTTTTAG
- a CDS encoding GNAT family N-acetyltransferase — protein MEKVVVTEKELDELVTVIHEVWPEAFTPIIGQKQVAYMLETYQSKEQIGKECAAGVNYFLLKLEGKTIGYTAYEKMGSSIYLSKLYILRDVRGKGLTSEVFRWYEQLAKETEAQEIFLRVNQGNQQAIAVYQHQGFVIEGELISDIGEGFQMVDYKMKKRLA, from the coding sequence TTGGAGAAAGTAGTAGTAACTGAGAAAGAACTCGATGAACTCGTGACAGTTATCCATGAAGTATGGCCCGAAGCCTTTACGCCGATTATCGGTCAAAAGCAAGTCGCTTATATGTTGGAGACGTATCAATCGAAAGAACAGATCGGAAAAGAATGTGCAGCAGGGGTCAACTATTTCTTATTGAAGTTAGAGGGAAAAACGATTGGCTATACTGCTTATGAAAAGATGGGTTCTTCGATCTATTTAAGTAAACTCTATATTCTTCGAGACGTACGAGGGAAAGGTTTGACCTCAGAAGTCTTTCGTTGGTACGAACAATTAGCAAAAGAAACAGAAGCACAGGAGATTTTCTTGCGTGTCAATCAAGGAAATCAACAAGCAATCGCAGTCTATCAACATCAGGGATTTGTCATTGAGGGAGAATTGATCAGCGATATCGGCGAAGGATTTCAAATGGTTGATTATAAAATGAAAAAAAGACTCGCATAA
- a CDS encoding YaiI/YqxD family protein, whose protein sequence is MQKIFIDGDGSPVKNDVIEIAASFQLEVMIVTSVDHYTNKEYPSYVQFVYVDKGADSADYKIVGLIKKGDFLITQDYGLASLVLPKGVRVFHQSGKEFDTTNIDGLLEQRYQSSKLRKAGIRTKGPKPFTHEDHQRFKKALIRALAEI, encoded by the coding sequence ATGCAAAAAATATTCATTGATGGTGACGGCTCCCCAGTGAAAAATGACGTGATTGAAATTGCGGCATCTTTTCAATTAGAGGTGATGATCGTGACAAGTGTCGATCACTATACCAATAAAGAGTATCCAAGCTATGTACAGTTTGTATACGTCGATAAAGGGGCAGACAGTGCAGATTATAAAATCGTCGGGCTGATCAAAAAAGGTGATTTTTTGATCACTCAAGATTATGGCTTAGCTTCATTGGTCTTACCTAAAGGTGTTCGAGTCTTTCATCAATCGGGGAAGGAATTTGATACCACGAACATTGATGGATTATTAGAACAACGTTATCAAAGCAGTAAGTTGAGAAAAGCGGGCATTCGGACGAAAGGGCCGAAGCCTTTCACTCATGAAGATCACCAAAGGTTCAAAAAAGCGTTGATCCGAGCGCTTGCAGAAATTTGA
- a CDS encoding DUF2512 family protein, giving the protein MKHVKALVVKAIMIWAILWIVLTGLYGVSFMDSTIVGVIIVVMIYVLGDLLILRKVGNIAATIADAGSAAAILWLYLYFMNDMTDIWMKVLVPAVLIGIAEWFFHKWLLSQRIVPDERKMK; this is encoded by the coding sequence ATGAAACATGTGAAGGCGTTGGTGGTAAAAGCAATCATGATTTGGGCAATTTTGTGGATCGTTTTAACGGGACTGTATGGTGTTAGTTTCATGGATTCAACGATTGTCGGAGTAATCATTGTTGTCATGATCTATGTATTAGGTGATTTATTGATTTTACGAAAAGTAGGAAATATCGCGGCTACAATTGCAGATGCTGGTTCAGCTGCAGCCATTCTATGGTTATATCTTTATTTTATGAACGATATGACGGATATTTGGATGAAGGTTTTAGTACCGGCGGTATTGATCGGGATCGCTGAATGGTTCTTCCATAAGTGGTTGCTCTCGCAAAGAATCGTACCAGATGAACGAAAAATGAAATAA
- a CDS encoding ABC1 kinase family protein, protein MTKTTSRSRLTEIIHVFIKENVLPNLIQQKNPEQVKKAFEELGSTFIKIGQMLSVRDDLLSAEFTKTFKTLQDNVPSDPFVTTKKTIEQELDASLETIFTSFNKAPFASASMGQAHRATLKNGDAVVVKVQHPNIAKEIMMDLQLFERAIPLIKYIPETSVIDLKGVLQEVKRSLTNELDFYKESQNGALFYNLNNHWYEIRSPKIYEALCTKKVIVMEEMSGKNFNQLMNLEETDERLIETLTNTQLKQQVAKRLIEHFMKQIFDDGFFHADPHPGNLLFHPLSVEELSENVTTDTKEHQKQLGSISFKTTATVTEPLQPYTISYIDFGMMGSLSASLRQKLMEIVLAIYTRDIYRIEKAVINLCQQEGPFDESEFHQQLASFLTQYLDLPIEEIDLQEVFAQIVSICHQNNLQIDRDITLLLKAFSTLEGVIRVLDPEVSLMEVATPIAQRYFLAHLSVEDTLKQAGLDILDGIKTVPKIPQQVYHLLETWRSGQGKINLELKKQDQLMNRIESMVNRLVFGVILAALIVGSSLLVQAAPDDQINFITLLGIFTYTIAAVVILFLAIDTLINYYKKRRK, encoded by the coding sequence ATGACCAAAACTACTTCTCGAAGCCGGTTAACAGAAATCATTCACGTATTCATCAAAGAAAATGTTCTGCCTAATCTGATCCAACAAAAAAATCCTGAACAAGTAAAAAAAGCCTTTGAAGAACTTGGCTCAACCTTTATAAAAATTGGGCAAATGCTTTCTGTCCGTGATGACTTACTCTCTGCTGAGTTTACTAAGACATTCAAAACATTGCAAGACAATGTACCAAGTGATCCCTTTGTCACGACGAAAAAAACGATTGAACAGGAATTAGACGCATCCTTAGAAACGATTTTTACTAGCTTCAATAAAGCACCTTTCGCTTCTGCCTCTATGGGTCAAGCGCATCGTGCAACGTTAAAGAATGGCGATGCAGTCGTTGTAAAAGTCCAACATCCAAATATTGCGAAGGAAATCATGATGGACTTACAGTTATTCGAACGGGCGATTCCTTTGATCAAATATATTCCTGAAACAAGCGTCATCGATTTAAAAGGCGTGTTGCAAGAAGTCAAACGTTCATTGACAAACGAATTGGACTTCTACAAAGAAAGTCAAAATGGTGCACTTTTCTATAATCTAAACAACCATTGGTATGAAATTAGATCCCCTAAAATCTATGAGGCACTTTGCACAAAAAAAGTTATTGTGATGGAAGAAATGTCTGGAAAGAACTTCAACCAATTGATGAATCTTGAAGAAACGGATGAACGCCTCATTGAGACACTTACGAATACTCAATTGAAACAACAAGTGGCTAAACGATTGATCGAACATTTTATGAAGCAAATCTTTGACGATGGCTTTTTTCATGCCGATCCACATCCTGGGAATTTATTGTTCCATCCTTTAAGCGTTGAAGAACTTTCAGAAAATGTAACGACAGACACAAAAGAACACCAAAAACAACTAGGCTCGATTTCTTTCAAAACGACTGCTACTGTCACTGAACCATTGCAACCATATACAATCAGTTATATTGATTTCGGTATGATGGGTAGTCTCTCTGCTTCGCTAAGACAAAAGCTGATGGAAATCGTTTTAGCGATTTATACACGAGATATTTACCGTATTGAAAAAGCCGTCATCAACTTATGTCAACAAGAAGGGCCTTTTGATGAAAGTGAATTCCATCAACAACTCGCTAGCTTTTTGACGCAATATTTAGACCTCCCCATTGAAGAAATCGACTTGCAAGAAGTCTTTGCGCAGATCGTCTCGATTTGCCACCAGAACAACTTACAAATCGATCGTGATATCACGTTATTGCTTAAAGCGTTTAGCACATTAGAAGGAGTGATTCGTGTCCTTGATCCTGAAGTATCTTTGATGGAAGTCGCTACGCCCATTGCACAACGATATTTCTTAGCACATCTCTCTGTCGAAGATACCTTGAAGCAAGCGGGCTTAGATATACTCGATGGTATCAAAACCGTACCGAAAATCCCGCAACAAGTCTATCACCTTCTAGAAACTTGGCGTTCTGGACAAGGAAAAATCAATTTGGAACTAAAAAAACAAGACCAACTGATGAACCGGATCGAAAGTATGGTGAACCGTTTAGTATTTGGTGTGATACTCGCCGCATTGATCGTCGGCTCTTCGTTGCTTGTCCAAGCTGCACCAGACGATCAAATCAATTTTATTACACTATTAGGTATATTCACGTATACGATCGCAGCTGTGGTCATTCTCTTTTTAGCCATTGATACACTGATCAACTATTATAAAAAAAGACGAAAATAA
- a CDS encoding D-alanine--D-alanine ligase, producing the protein MKITLLYGGRSAEHEVSILSAFSVLNAIYYAYYQVQLVFISKDGQWVKGPLLTEKPTSEEELHLTWDPSGKMTEGFTGTVINPGEIKEEGTIVFPVLHGPNGEDGTIQGFLETLNMPYVGAGVLTSACAMDKIMTKYILQAAGVPQVPYVPVLKNQWKENPKKVFDQCEGSLLYPMFVKPANMGSSVGITKAENREELQNALATAYQYDSRAIVEQGIEAREIEVAVLGNEDVRTTLPGEVVKDVAFYDYDAKYINNRIEMQIPAEVPEEVHQKAQEYAKLAYTMLGGSGLSRCDFFLTNKNELFLNELNSMPGFTAFSMYPLLWENMGLKYGDLIEELIQLGLNRHNQRQSFFD; encoded by the coding sequence TTGAAGATTACTTTATTATATGGTGGACGCAGTGCGGAACACGAAGTTTCGATTCTTTCAGCGTTTTCCGTTTTAAATGCTATTTATTATGCTTATTATCAAGTACAGCTCGTATTTATTAGTAAAGACGGACAATGGGTCAAAGGCCCGTTGTTGACTGAAAAACCTACAAGTGAAGAAGAATTGCACTTGACGTGGGACCCAAGTGGGAAAATGACAGAAGGATTTACGGGTACTGTCATCAATCCAGGAGAGATCAAAGAAGAAGGAACCATCGTCTTCCCAGTTCTTCACGGTCCAAATGGCGAGGATGGCACGATCCAAGGATTCTTAGAAACCTTGAATATGCCTTACGTCGGTGCGGGTGTACTGACAAGTGCTTGTGCCATGGATAAGATCATGACAAAATATATTTTACAAGCAGCCGGTGTACCGCAAGTACCTTATGTTCCAGTTTTGAAGAATCAATGGAAAGAAAATCCTAAAAAGGTATTTGACCAATGTGAAGGCTCATTGCTTTATCCGATGTTCGTGAAGCCAGCAAATATGGGATCAAGCGTGGGGATCACTAAGGCTGAAAATCGAGAAGAATTACAGAATGCCTTAGCAACAGCTTACCAATACGATTCACGTGCCATCGTTGAACAAGGAATCGAAGCACGGGAGATCGAAGTCGCTGTTTTAGGGAATGAAGACGTCCGCACGACCTTGCCTGGTGAAGTGGTAAAAGACGTGGCATTTTACGATTATGATGCGAAGTACATCAATAATCGCATCGAGATGCAGATTCCAGCAGAAGTACCAGAAGAAGTCCATCAAAAAGCACAAGAGTACGCAAAATTAGCGTATACGATGTTAGGTGGAAGTGGCTTGAGCCGTTGTGATTTCTTCTTGACGAATAAAAATGAATTATTCCTTAATGAATTAAATTCAATGCCTGGATTTACAGCATTCAGCATGTACCCCTTGCTATGGGAAAATATGGGCTTGAAATACGGTGACTTGATTGAAGAGTTGATCCAATTAGGCTTGAACCGTCATAATCAAAGACAAAGTTTCTTTGACTAA
- a CDS encoding UDP-N-acetylmuramoyl-tripeptide--D-alanyl-D-alanine ligase: MNITIQEIAQAVGSHHESTQSITGVEFDSRKIKEGDLFVPLAGTRDGHEFIEQAIANGAVASFWSWAAEKAPEGIEIIPVSDPLKAMQELAQYYLKKVGADVVAVTGSNGKTTTKDLTASVLAQGYKTYKTQGNYNNNIGMPYTILHMPQDTEKIVLEMGMDHANEITELSLLAQPKVAAITMIGEAHIENLGSREGIAKAKMEIADGLLPDGLLIVPNNEPLLEPLVAPLSQKIKTFGIEQGDISAQQIIEEKQQTTFIVEGESFTIPLPGKYNVTNALIAYAIGQFFGLSLSEIRRGLATVSVTQNRTEWLTAGNGAAILSDVYNANPTAMGLVLDTVASLPAAGRKIAVLADMLELGVDSPLMHASMSEHISSDIFSMIFLYGKEMQALKDALAQKYPDLPVYYTEENKEQLIAAVIAEIQPDDTIVLKGSNSMGLIEVVERLQEMK, translated from the coding sequence ATGAACATAACAATACAAGAAATTGCTCAAGCAGTTGGCAGTCATCATGAGTCAACCCAATCAATCACAGGAGTAGAATTTGATAGCCGCAAAATCAAAGAAGGCGATTTGTTCGTTCCTTTAGCTGGCACAAGAGATGGGCATGAATTTATTGAACAAGCTATCGCAAATGGGGCAGTTGCTTCTTTTTGGAGTTGGGCAGCCGAAAAGGCACCAGAGGGGATCGAGATCATACCAGTTTCTGATCCTTTAAAAGCAATGCAAGAGTTGGCGCAGTATTATTTAAAAAAAGTTGGGGCGGATGTAGTGGCTGTTACCGGTAGTAATGGGAAGACGACCACAAAGGATCTAACAGCTTCTGTCTTAGCGCAAGGATATAAAACTTATAAAACACAAGGAAATTACAATAATAATATTGGCATGCCTTATACGATCTTGCATATGCCTCAGGATACTGAAAAAATCGTTTTAGAAATGGGAATGGATCATGCCAATGAAATTACGGAACTCTCGTTGCTGGCACAACCAAAAGTTGCAGCAATCACGATGATCGGTGAGGCTCATATCGAGAATTTAGGGTCACGAGAAGGTATCGCCAAAGCAAAAATGGAAATTGCTGACGGGTTGCTACCAGACGGATTATTGATCGTACCGAATAATGAACCATTGTTAGAACCGTTGGTTGCTCCATTGTCTCAAAAAATCAAGACGTTTGGAATCGAACAAGGCGATATTTCTGCACAACAAATCATCGAAGAAAAGCAACAAACGACATTTATCGTTGAAGGCGAATCATTCACGATCCCTTTACCTGGTAAGTATAATGTGACGAACGCGCTGATTGCTTATGCGATCGGGCAGTTTTTCGGGTTGTCTCTGTCGGAAATCCGACGAGGTCTAGCAACTGTCTCAGTGACACAAAATCGAACAGAATGGCTGACTGCTGGAAATGGGGCAGCGATCTTAAGTGATGTTTATAATGCCAATCCTACAGCCATGGGATTAGTCTTAGATACTGTAGCAAGCCTCCCAGCAGCGGGACGAAAAATTGCCGTTTTAGCCGATATGTTGGAGCTAGGAGTAGACTCGCCTCTCATGCATGCTTCAATGAGTGAACATATTTCTTCAGACATCTTCTCGATGATCTTTTTGTATGGAAAAGAAATGCAGGCGTTAAAAGATGCTTTGGCTCAGAAATATCCTGATTTGCCGGTTTATTATACCGAAGAAAATAAAGAGCAATTGATTGCAGCGGTGATTGCTGAGATCCAGCCAGATGACACGATTGTACTAAAAGGTAGTAATAGTATGGGCTTGATTGAAGTGGTCGAACGACTACAAGAAATGAAATAA